A window of Chloroflexota bacterium genomic DNA:
TTCTCGCGACAGTTGTTGTGCCATGCCGCAACTGACGTCTCCAGAAGGCAGCGACTCCACGCAGCAAGCGGGGGTTGTGGCGGGCGCGCCTGAAATCAAGAGTACCCCTCCTGCCCCAATGCCTGCGAGTCTGCGCTTCCACGAACTTGACGCCCTGCGCGCCGGGGCCATGCTTCTGGGCATAGTTTTGCACGCGTTCCTCTTTCTCATCCCCGATGCTTGGCCGATCCAGCATTCCGATCCACCCGCACTTGTATACTGGATTGGTCTCAACGTGATTCACGGCTTTCGCATGCCGGTCTTCTTTCTGTTGAGCGGGTTCTTTACCGCGATGCTTTGGGAGCGGCGCGGACTACGCCAACTCGCGTTGCATCGTGGGAAGCGCATCGCACTCCCTCTTGCATTGTGTTGCATCACTGTGATTCCGGTGAACTCATGGGCCTTCATAGGGAGCGAGTTTAGTTTTGGCTTTTGGCCGTTCTACTGGGTGTACGGCTTTCACCACCTGTGGTTTCTCTGGATACTCCTCTGGCTGGGCGCCGCCTTTCTTGTGCTCGCGCGGTTGGGCGTGCAGTTTTCCCACCCCGTGCTCTGGTGGTTGTTGATCCCCCTTGCGCTGGCGCCGCAGTTCTTCATGCATGAGCCGATTGTCGGCCCCGATACGCCAGGCGGACTGGTCCCACATCCGCTTGTAGTGGGCTACTACGCCTGCTTCTTCTTTTTCGGCGCGTTCTTCTACCGGCGTCGCTTCATAATGCGCCGCTGGTGGGTGCTGGGGCTGCTGCCGGCGCTCTTATTGGTATTCCCGGTCGCCTTTGTCCTGCTGTTTCCTGAAGAGAAAGTTGCGTGGGTATTGCCGGTCTCGACCGTGTTCCAGGTTGTGTATGCGTGGCTGATGTGCTTCGGATTGATCGGCCTCTTTCGCTTGATTGCCTCGCGGGAACGGCCCTGGGTGCGCTACGCGTCGGATTCATCCTACTGGCTCTATTTGTGGCACCTGCCGCTCATCGTCTTTGCCCAGCGCATCGTACTGGATTGGCCCATAAGCCCGCATCTGAAGTTTGTGCTGATCTGCGTCACTGTGACCGCAGTTTTGCTCGCCACGTATCAGCTTGGCGTGCGCTACACGCCCATTGGCACGATGCTCAATGGGAAGCGCGAGC
This region includes:
- a CDS encoding acyltransferase; protein product: MPQLTSPEGSDSTQQAGVVAGAPEIKSTPPAPMPASLRFHELDALRAGAMLLGIVLHAFLFLIPDAWPIQHSDPPALVYWIGLNVIHGFRMPVFFLLSGFFTAMLWERRGLRQLALHRGKRIALPLALCCITVIPVNSWAFIGSEFSFGFWPFYWVYGFHHLWFLWILLWLGAAFLVLARLGVQFSHPVLWWLLIPLALAPQFFMHEPIVGPDTPGGLVPHPLVVGYYACFFFFGAFFYRRRFIMRRWWVLGLLPALLLVFPVAFVLLFPEEKVAWVLPVSTVFQVVYAWLMCFGLIGLFRLIASRERPWVRYASDSSYWLYLWHLPLIVFAQRIVLDWPISPHLKFVLICVTVTAVLLATYQLGVRYTPIGTMLNGKRERPRRKSVAVIE